The following are encoded together in the Culex pipiens pallens isolate TS chromosome 1, TS_CPP_V2, whole genome shotgun sequence genome:
- the LOC120419872 gene encoding rhythmically expressed gene 2 protein-like, with amino-acid sequence MNSRLVAKNLARFKVVTFDVTDTLLKFSRPPEVQYALVARRHGYADVDERALARCFRSNFQRMARDHPNFGKCSSSGNRDWRWWWQTLVVDIFHESHSHLDRTKLQAIAEQLVADYQTSDCWAKIDQADDIIRLFRAHSKEVGIISNFDPRLSVIIESMALPTVDFIVTSYEAGVQKPSRQIFDLALSMCRANVLSGEALHIGNTPMLDYLGAKQAGWSSVLVNVDEQGVSLQKDINQKHVFKNFREFIHVLETIEIDW; translated from the coding sequence ATGAACTCCCGACTGGTGGCCAAAAATCTGGCCCGCTTCAAGGTGGTCACGTTCGATGTAACCGATACCCTGTTAAAATTCTCGCGACCACCGGAGGTTCAGTACGCGTTGGTGGCTCGCCGGCATGGATACGCCGACGTAGACGAGCGCGCTCTGGCTCGCTGTTTCCGGTCCAACTTTCAGCGGATGGCACGTGACCACCCCAACTTTGGTAAGTGCTCCTCGTCAGGAAATCGTGACTGGCGGTGGTGGTGGCAAACGCTGGTGGTGGACATATTTCATGAATCTCACTCGCACCTTGATCGTACGAAACTGCAAGCGATCGCGGAACAGTTGGTCGCAGACTACCAAACGAGCGATTGCTGGGCGAAGATTGATCAGGCCGACGACATTATTCGGCTGTTTCGTGCCCATTCGAAAGAGGTCGGGATCATATCCAACTTTGACCCGCGACTATCGGTGATAATCGAGAGCATGGCGCTGCCCACGGTGGATTTTATCGTTACGAGCTACGAAGCCGGTGTCCAGAAGCCAAGCAGACAGATATTTGACCTCGCGTTGAGCATGTGCCGGGCGAATGTTTTGTCCGGCGAGGCGTTGCACATAGGAAATACTCCAATGTTGGACTATTTGGGTGCCAAACAGGCCGGCTGGTCGAGCGTTCTAGTCAACGTCGATGAACAGGGAGTTTCTCTACAAAAAGACATCAACCAAAAGCACgtgtttaaaaattttcgagAATTTATTCACGTGCTAGAGACGATAGAGATTGATTGGTGA